Proteins encoded within one genomic window of Methanosarcina barkeri str. Wiesmoor:
- the dapB gene encoding 4-hydroxy-tetrahydrodipicolinate reductase produces the protein MINVAVLGACGRMGSLIVENVINSKDMQLVAAFDISYFGRDAGEFARVGKLGVQISDVKNLETVLKESKADVLIDFTAAGATVVNAPIAARAGVNLIIGTTGLTPEQRAVIDEAIQEGQVSAVISPNYSVGVNVFFKIIREAAKYLADYDIEIIEAHHNQKKDAPSGTALRAADIISEAVGGREYVYGREGIAPRGKEIGIHGVRAGDITGDHIVLFAGNSERIEIKHIAHSRQIFAKGAVRAAEWVCRQKPGIYSMDDVLGL, from the coding sequence ATGATTAACGTAGCAGTACTCGGAGCCTGCGGCAGGATGGGCTCTTTAATTGTGGAGAATGTTATCAACTCTAAGGATATGCAGCTTGTTGCGGCTTTTGACATCAGCTATTTTGGAAGGGACGCAGGAGAATTTGCCCGTGTAGGGAAACTTGGAGTCCAGATCTCGGATGTAAAAAACCTTGAAACTGTTCTGAAAGAAAGCAAGGCTGATGTCCTTATCGACTTCACCGCAGCCGGCGCAACCGTAGTTAACGCTCCGATAGCAGCCAGAGCCGGGGTAAATCTCATAATAGGAACCACAGGGTTGACTCCTGAGCAGCGAGCAGTAATTGACGAAGCTATTCAGGAAGGTCAGGTAAGTGCCGTCATTTCCCCTAACTATTCAGTAGGCGTTAATGTCTTTTTCAAGATTATCAGGGAAGCTGCAAAATATCTCGCAGATTATGATATCGAGATTATTGAAGCTCACCACAACCAGAAAAAAGATGCCCCAAGTGGAACCGCCCTTAGAGCAGCCGACATTATTAGTGAGGCTGTCGGCGGAAGGGAATATGTCTACGGCAGGGAAGGTATTGCCCCACGCGGAAAAGAAATTGGAATTCATGGAGTCCGCGCTGGAGATATCACAGGCGACCATATTGTGCTTTTCGCGGGGAATTCTGAAAGAATTGAGATCAAGCACATAGCTCACTCCCGCCAGATCTTTGCCAAAGGTGCAGTCCGTGCAGCCGAATGGGTCTGCAGGCAAAAACCAGGAATTTATTCAATGGACGATGTGCTTGGTTTATAA
- a CDS encoding DUF1673 domain-containing protein, whose amino-acid sequence MSLRVENIKKLMGWCPNARISETSQYVNLERFELDIPAGAGREGGDMKSPERLRKASTRILLFGIFYTSVCFLVLNQTSINPIFLLAGFFTALVDVAFYWKIQMERYDALIKRSVIEHSDKKKSIILTIPYALYFVIFFLSIIVGHEHIPQVIVSFGAGLLVGIWLSYFQIIYWEKINHVTIYFDKSYGTWKKSYVILERK is encoded by the coding sequence GTGAGCCTTAGAGTTGAAAACATAAAAAAGCTTATGGGATGGTGCCCGAATGCCAGAATATCTGAAACCAGTCAGTACGTTAATCTTGAGCGTTTTGAGTTAGACATTCCAGCCGGAGCAGGAAGAGAAGGCGGAGATATGAAAAGTCCAGAAAGGCTCCGGAAAGCAAGTACTCGAATTCTTCTATTTGGCATTTTTTATACGTCCGTGTGTTTTCTGGTACTTAATCAAACAAGCATAAACCCGATCTTTTTACTTGCCGGATTTTTCACTGCGTTGGTTGATGTTGCATTTTACTGGAAGATTCAAATGGAAAGATACGATGCCCTGATAAAGCGGTCAGTTATTGAACATTCAGACAAGAAGAAAAGTATTATACTCACGATCCCGTATGCGCTTTATTTTGTGATATTTTTCCTTAGTATCATTGTTGGTCACGAACATATCCCGCAAGTAATAGTTTCATTCGGCGCGGGTTTACTGGTTGGAATTTGGCTTAGCTATTTCCAAATAATATATTGGGAGAAAATTAATCACGTAACGATTTATTTTGACAAAAGCTACGGAACATGGAAGAAGTCGTACGTAATCCTGGAGCGAAAATAA
- a CDS encoding DUF1673 domain-containing protein, with amino-acid sequence MTLEYIKKLMGWCPNAKAFENGPRISSANFELYGQSGGEKARNPEITSRISKLFSRLDIRILLPTLFITPFYINLLFQKSINAEAFFLGFSLSLLIYLLGWKKQIHHYDSLTKKPVVGSSLKKTFFWVFLAIILLLILPMVFLSQISSFLNVRSLYSLGAGAWIFMWGSYLQLIYWERKNNMKIYVKNEKGFQKMYVIGEKEGEI; translated from the coding sequence ATGACTCTGGAATACATCAAGAAACTGATGGGATGGTGCCCGAATGCAAAAGCATTTGAAAACGGACCCAGGATTAGTTCTGCTAATTTTGAATTATATGGTCAATCTGGAGGAGAAAAAGCCAGGAATCCAGAGATTACAAGTCGTATTTCCAAGCTTTTTTCCAGGCTTGATATTCGAATTCTCCTACCAACACTATTCATAACTCCTTTTTACATAAATTTGCTATTTCAAAAAAGTATAAATGCAGAGGCCTTCTTTTTAGGTTTTTCACTTTCTCTGCTGATTTATCTGCTTGGCTGGAAAAAGCAGATACATCATTACGATTCCCTGACGAAAAAGCCTGTTGTTGGTTCTTCCCTTAAAAAAACATTCTTCTGGGTTTTCTTAGCAATAATCTTGTTATTAATTTTGCCTATGGTTTTCTTATCTCAGATATCCTCTTTTCTTAACGTTAGATCATTGTATTCCTTAGGTGCTGGAGCCTGGATCTTTATGTGGGGAAGTTATCTTCAGTTAATTTATTGGGAAAGAAAAAACAATATGAAAATTTATGTAAAAAATGAAAAGGGATTCCAAAAGATGTATGTTATTGGGGAAAAGGAGGGAGAGATATAA
- a CDS encoding DUF1673 family protein, protein MIFVKYFRKLMGWCPMKNSFRKEKQENYFSGFKPESRSWLASSPASLQESKVLKGRALYRGYGTVKIIVTALVISLILGLCSPVGSFFDLFSSLIPYLAFLAFILYNRTTVLLIPEKIIIRRHLFRSLVLRKEDIVQTSVSKNKGNSLRWPLRLFLLVFLAIQLPHTIESITRDLQMEAAPAFIKLSSVMVDFWIIAYVLVIYFYIFEFTVPYQQILKITTRSNLNLEFYTEEPEEIMSTFKNKNEQKIENKEEIENYPGIEIP, encoded by the coding sequence ATGATTTTTGTGAAATACTTCAGAAAACTGATGGGCTGGTGCCCGATGAAAAATTCTTTTAGAAAAGAAAAGCAAGAAAACTACTTTTCTGGTTTCAAACCGGAAAGCAGAAGCTGGCTGGCCTCCTCTCCTGCAAGTCTGCAAGAAAGTAAAGTTCTGAAAGGGCGGGCCCTGTATAGAGGCTATGGAACTGTAAAAATCATCGTTACAGCGTTAGTAATCAGTTTAATTTTGGGATTATGCAGTCCAGTAGGCTCTTTTTTCGATCTCTTTTCTTCCTTAATCCCTTATCTGGCTTTTTTGGCTTTTATTCTTTATAATCGTACTACTGTACTGTTAATTCCTGAAAAAATAATCATTCGCAGGCATCTGTTCAGGTCTCTCGTATTAAGGAAAGAGGATATCGTGCAGACTTCAGTATCTAAGAACAAAGGCAATTCTTTACGTTGGCCACTACGTTTGTTTCTCCTTGTTTTCCTTGCAATTCAACTACCTCATACCATAGAAAGTATAACCAGAGATTTGCAGATGGAAGCAGCTCCGGCTTTCATAAAACTAAGCTCAGTTATGGTAGATTTCTGGATAATTGCATATGTTCTTGTTATTTATTTTTATATCTTCGAATTCACAGTGCCCTATCAACAGATCCTTAAAATTACTACACGTTCAAACTTAAATTTGGAATTCTATACCGAAGAACCGGAAGAAATTATGTCGACCTTCAAAAATAAGAATGAGCAGAAAATTGAAAATAAAGAAGAAATAGAAAACTATCCTGGAATTGAAATTCCCTGA
- a CDS encoding DUF1673 domain-containing protein has translation MSNKTFVFDQIKKLMGWCPYAKALDTGPRISSANFEANDQSEGEKAKNPMVPSQHSRLDTQLLLLPIFLTPVYIKLFQKGINTEAFLLGLSLSLPIYLLGWKKQMHQYDAVKINPVVSPSFRRTLACVVLFLFLGFTLLMALLPYISSHAVYLLNDQVLYSFTTGVLILMWGFYFQLIYWEKKNHVKIYTKRKKGQQKLYVLGEKGEEL, from the coding sequence ATGTCCAATAAAACTTTTGTTTTTGATCAGATTAAAAAGCTTATGGGCTGGTGTCCCTATGCAAAAGCACTTGATACCGGACCCCGGATTAGCTCTGCTAATTTTGAAGCAAATGATCAATCGGAAGGAGAAAAAGCAAAAAATCCAATGGTTCCAAGCCAGCATTCCAGGCTTGATACCCAACTCCTTCTACTACCAATTTTCTTAACTCCTGTTTACATAAAATTATTTCAAAAAGGTATAAATACAGAGGCTTTCCTTCTTGGCCTTTCACTTTCTTTACCGATCTATTTGCTCGGCTGGAAAAAACAGATGCATCAATACGATGCCGTGAAAATAAATCCTGTTGTTTCTCCTTCCTTTAGAAGAACGCTTGCCTGCGTGGTCTTATTCCTATTTTTGGGTTTCACTTTGCTCATGGCTTTATTGCCCTATATCTCGTCTCATGCAGTTTATCTTCTTAACGATCAGGTTCTGTATTCTTTCACTACAGGAGTTCTGATTCTTATGTGGGGCTTCTATTTCCAGCTAATTTACTGGGAGAAGAAAAACCATGTGAAAATTTATACAAAGAGAAAAAAGGGACAGCAAAAGTTGTATGTCCTTGGAGAAAAGGGGGAAGAACTATGA
- a CDS encoding DUF1673 domain-containing protein, protein MPKDVCYWGKGGRDINWEAKYIKKLMGWCPNAKASEARRNIDLENFDSNVPDRARGDNSCLKNPGWLQRESNQTLLFAIFLTFVHFLIYNHMGLLPSFFAPLPPLFYFVFHWKERIQRFNDIAKKPIVRHVSKLSYLWVFLIIIVFIAPMMLLTYMIIQSWHLALLGLSILCFLMWGFYFQQIHWEKKNHMRIYIESENGFQKAYAIGEKEGEM, encoded by the coding sequence ATTCCAAAAGATGTATGTTATTGGGGAAAAGGAGGGAGAGATATAAATTGGGAAGCAAAATATATTAAAAAGTTGATGGGATGGTGCCCAAATGCAAAAGCATCTGAAGCCAGAAGGAATATTGACCTTGAAAATTTTGATTCCAATGTTCCGGACAGAGCAAGGGGAGATAATAGCTGTTTAAAGAACCCCGGATGGCTCCAGAGAGAAAGCAATCAAACTCTTCTATTTGCTATTTTTTTAACATTTGTTCATTTCCTTATATACAATCACATGGGCCTTCTCCCATCCTTTTTCGCACCATTACCTCCCCTATTTTATTTTGTATTTCACTGGAAAGAGCGGATTCAGCGGTTCAACGACATCGCGAAAAAACCTATTGTCCGCCATGTCTCTAAATTATCATATCTTTGGGTTTTTTTGATAATCATAGTTTTTATTGCTCCGATGATGTTGCTCACTTATATGATAATACAATCCTGGCACTTAGCCTTATTAGGACTTTCAATTCTTTGTTTTTTGATGTGGGGTTTTTATTTCCAGCAAATTCACTGGGAGAAGAAAAACCATATGAGAATTTATATTGAAAGTGAAAATGGCTTCCAAAAGGCATATGCTATTGGGGAAAAGGAGGGAGAAATGTGA
- a CDS encoding DUF5788 family protein: MIKRDNDTEEADKEYIGYEERNKLLWSLRSDFAWAGKKIPESVEIDGREYRLRDMVRELSEKESLDTDKAAEIRALIPKLNEKSKVDEELLETEELTKAEAEALYEEATGLLRASMELKDKLEGKGGEKSVDEFKRMLNTQKIVDEKHFQNLIKSLK, from the coding sequence ATGATAAAAAGAGATAATGATACGGAAGAGGCAGATAAAGAATATATTGGGTACGAAGAGCGCAATAAGCTACTCTGGAGTCTCAGGAGTGATTTTGCCTGGGCAGGAAAGAAAATCCCTGAAAGCGTGGAGATTGATGGGCGTGAGTACAGACTCAGGGATATGGTTCGAGAGCTGAGCGAGAAAGAATCATTGGATACAGATAAAGCTGCCGAAATCAGGGCTCTTATCCCAAAATTGAATGAAAAATCAAAAGTAGACGAAGAACTGCTAGAGACCGAAGAGCTTACAAAAGCAGAGGCTGAAGCCCTCTATGAAGAAGCAACTGGGCTTCTGCGGGCTTCAATGGAATTAAAAGACAAACTTGAGGGGAAAGGTGGGGAAAAAAGCGTCGACGAGTTTAAGCGTATGCTCAATACCCAGAAGATAGTGGACGAAAAGCATTTTCAGAATCTTATTAAAAGTTTAAAGTAA
- a CDS encoding DUF1673 domain-containing protein: MSLRVKNIKKLMGWCPNAKASESRRNISFENFDSDIPDKAKGDNGDQRNPGWLRKTSAYTILINILFTLAYLLAINHLGLNLTFLLAGFSISVAVIVFDWKKQMRRYDTLAQKHICDNSFMKKVSQIMNLIFYAFLFYWIFSGDVERNHSMQVIISFMSGLLVVMWLSYFQLIYWQKKNHKTIYFDKSHGTWKKSYVILERK; encoded by the coding sequence GTGAGCCTTAGAGTTAAAAACATAAAAAAGCTTATGGGATGGTGTCCTAATGCCAAAGCATCTGAATCCAGACGAAACATTAGCTTTGAGAATTTTGATTCTGATATCCCGGACAAAGCAAAGGGAGATAACGGGGATCAAAGAAATCCCGGATGGCTTCGGAAAACGAGTGCTTACACTATCCTGATTAACATTTTATTTACACTTGCATATCTCCTGGCGATTAATCATCTGGGTCTAAATCTAACCTTTTTACTTGCAGGATTTTCCATTTCTGTAGCAGTTATTGTCTTTGACTGGAAGAAGCAGATGCGCAGATACGACACTCTCGCACAGAAACACATTTGTGATAACTCCTTCATGAAAAAAGTATCTCAAATAATGAATCTAATTTTTTATGCATTTCTTTTTTATTGGATTTTTTCTGGAGATGTGGAAAGGAACCATTCTATGCAAGTAATAATTTCATTTATGAGTGGTCTCCTAGTCGTAATGTGGCTTAGCTATTTCCAGCTAATATATTGGCAGAAAAAGAACCACAAAACGATTTATTTTGACAAAAGCCACGGAACATGGAAGAAGTCGTACGTAATCCTGGAGAGAAAATAA
- a CDS encoding 30S ribosomal protein S17e — MGNIRQTNIKRIAFQLLENHRDVFTKDFETNKALVTKYTTIESKVIRNRVAGYVTRKVARMKVY; from the coding sequence ATGGGAAATATAAGACAGACAAACATAAAAAGAATAGCATTCCAATTGCTTGAGAACCACAGGGATGTCTTTACAAAAGACTTTGAAACTAACAAGGCTCTTGTAACAAAGTATACGACCATTGAAAGCAAAGTTATAAGGAACAGGGTTGCAGGTTACGTCACAAGAAAAGTTGCACGCATGAAAGTATACTGA
- a CDS encoding DUF1673 domain-containing protein, producing MSLKVESIKKLMGWCPNARAPEARRNIDLEYFDSNVPDRARGDNSCLKNSGWLQRESNQILLFAIFLTFVHFLIYNHMGLLPSFFASLPPLFYFVFHWNERIQRFNDIAKKPIVRYVSKLSYLWVLIIIVFIALLMLLTYMIRQSWHSALFGLSILCFFMWGFYFQLIHWEKKNHMRIYIESENGFQKAYAIGEKEGKM from the coding sequence GTGAGCCTTAAAGTCGAAAGTATAAAAAAGCTGATGGGATGGTGCCCTAACGCCAGAGCACCTGAAGCTAGAAGGAATATTGACCTTGAATATTTTGATTCCAATGTTCCGGACAGAGCAAGGGGAGATAATAGCTGTTTAAAGAACTCCGGATGGCTCCAGAGAGAAAGCAATCAAATTCTTCTATTTGCTATTTTTTTAACATTTGTTCATTTCCTTATATACAATCACATGGGCCTTCTCCCATCCTTTTTCGCATCATTACCTCCCCTATTTTATTTTGTATTTCACTGGAATGAGCGGATTCAGCGGTTCAACGACATTGCGAAAAAACCTATTGTCCGTTATGTCTCTAAATTATCATATCTTTGGGTTTTGATAATCATAGTTTTTATTGCTCTGCTTATGTTGCTCACTTATATGATAAGACAATCCTGGCACTCAGCCTTATTCGGACTTTCAATTCTTTGTTTTTTCATGTGGGGTTTTTATTTCCAGCTAATTCACTGGGAGAAGAAAAACCATATGAGAATTTATATTGAAAGTGAAAATGGCTTCCAAAAGGCATATGCTATTGGGGAAAAGGAGGGAAAAATGTGA
- a CDS encoding DUF1673 domain-containing protein, with the protein MDTMTLEYIKKLMGWCPNAKMLETQHAIHSKYFEASDQAKGRDAGSLPVLPTGWWSRRHNRTLMMSSGLTLVSLLGIGFLGIHPMDKGFIFGLTIGTIFNLLLCIWNWHFLNKIKSTGKKIKKNIVYPKWRVINLMLSLVLLYFFFSQFNWGLIVFFISAFCLIALFYYFNFDSTGLVVLLGLSLWLDWKYIIAFLSGFCLTAFLYYLTDVYWEKRNGKIIIVYGRKMPGIYIVNT; encoded by the coding sequence ATGGACACTATGACTCTGGAATACATTAAGAAACTGATGGGATGGTGCCCGAATGCAAAAATGCTTGAAACTCAACATGCCATCCATTCAAAATATTTTGAAGCAAGTGACCAAGCTAAAGGGAGAGATGCTGGAAGTCTTCCGGTTTTACCCACTGGTTGGTGGAGCAGACGCCATAACAGGACCTTAATGATGTCTTCAGGGCTGACTCTTGTATCCTTGTTGGGAATTGGCTTTCTGGGCATTCATCCTATGGATAAAGGTTTCATATTTGGGTTAACTATCGGAACCATTTTTAACCTGCTCTTGTGCATCTGGAACTGGCATTTCTTGAATAAAATAAAAAGCACAGGCAAGAAAATAAAGAAGAATATTGTGTATCCAAAATGGAGAGTTATAAATCTAATGCTTTCCCTGGTATTACTGTATTTCTTTTTTTCACAGTTTAATTGGGGACTCATTGTGTTTTTTATTTCTGCCTTTTGTTTGATAGCTTTGTTTTATTATTTTAATTTTGATTCAACTGGCTTAGTAGTGCTTCTCGGCTTAAGTTTATGGCTTGACTGGAAATACATTATAGCATTTCTATCTGGCTTTTGTTTGACGGCTTTTCTGTATTACCTTACGGATGTATACTGGGAAAAGAGGAATGGGAAAATAATAATTGTGTACGGGCGCAAAATGCCGGGAATCTACATTGTAAATACATAA
- a CDS encoding DUF1673 domain-containing protein, protein MIRESRYIKKLMGWCPNAKAPEGRQLINFESFEYGISSRTGGNDGGQKNLGWLQKTNVQTFLINTFLTLASLLVINQLGVNLFFLLAGSLISLFFIIFDWNAQMQRYDSLVKQPVIDYSGKKTLYYILAYAFMIVIFYFWFKGQELAMQAIFSLLGGSTVAMWIGYFQLIYWEKKNHKTIYFDKKHETWKTSYIIREKK, encoded by the coding sequence ATGATCCGGGAGTCCAGATACATAAAAAAGTTGATGGGATGGTGCCCAAACGCAAAAGCGCCTGAGGGAAGACAACTCATTAACTTTGAAAGTTTTGAATATGGTATTTCGAGTAGAACAGGTGGAAATGACGGAGGTCAGAAAAATCTCGGATGGCTCCAAAAAACAAATGTCCAAACTTTTCTGATTAACACTTTTCTTACACTTGCGTCTCTCCTTGTAATTAATCAACTAGGTGTAAATCTATTTTTTTTACTTGCCGGATCTTTGATTTCCCTGTTTTTCATTATATTTGACTGGAATGCTCAAATGCAAAGATATGACTCTCTGGTAAAACAACCAGTAATTGATTATTCAGGTAAGAAGACACTGTATTACATACTCGCATATGCGTTTATGATTGTGATTTTCTACTTTTGGTTTAAAGGCCAAGAACTTGCTATGCAAGCAATATTTTCATTATTGGGAGGTTCCACGGTTGCAATGTGGATTGGTTATTTCCAGCTAATATACTGGGAGAAAAAGAACCACAAAACCATTTATTTCGACAAAAAACACGAAACCTGGAAAACTTCGTATATTATCAGGGAGAAAAAATAA
- the dapA gene encoding 4-hydroxy-tetrahydrodipicolinate synthase, with protein sequence MFEGAMPALITPFTKDDRIDREGLQRNIEFVEEGGVAGIVPCGTTGESATLSALEHEEVIDIAVECSKVPVIAGTGSNNTGEALQFTKHAADAGVDGVLLISPYYNKPNPAGLLTHFKKIAEAVDVPMVMYNIPSRTGQDMPLEVIVELAKVENIVGIKEASGNIGKVSQILENTIDEDFVVISGEDNLTLPILSVGGQGVISVAANIVPDRMSRMVNAALAGDYETARKIHFEIAPLIRALFLETNPIPVKKAAELAGLASGNLRLPLAPLSETNTQKVADELRKLGVIE encoded by the coding sequence ATGTTTGAAGGAGCAATGCCTGCCCTGATAACTCCTTTTACAAAGGATGACAGGATTGACAGGGAAGGTTTACAAAGGAATATTGAATTTGTTGAAGAGGGAGGAGTTGCAGGGATTGTGCCATGTGGCACTACTGGAGAATCAGCGACTCTTTCTGCACTTGAGCACGAAGAAGTAATAGATATTGCAGTGGAGTGTTCAAAGGTTCCTGTGATTGCAGGAACGGGTTCAAATAACACAGGAGAAGCTCTCCAGTTTACAAAACACGCTGCAGATGCGGGTGTTGACGGTGTACTTCTGATTTCTCCCTATTATAACAAGCCAAATCCTGCAGGCCTGCTTACGCATTTTAAGAAAATTGCAGAAGCAGTCGATGTTCCTATGGTTATGTATAATATCCCTTCCCGTACAGGACAGGATATGCCACTAGAAGTTATTGTCGAACTTGCAAAAGTTGAAAATATCGTGGGAATTAAAGAAGCCAGTGGGAATATCGGTAAGGTTTCCCAGATTCTGGAAAATACCATAGATGAAGACTTCGTGGTTATTTCAGGTGAGGATAATTTGACTCTTCCGATTCTCTCTGTAGGGGGCCAAGGAGTCATTTCTGTCGCTGCAAATATAGTGCCTGACAGAATGTCCAGAATGGTAAATGCAGCTCTTGCCGGAGACTACGAAACTGCAAGGAAGATTCATTTTGAAATTGCCCCTCTGATTCGCGCCCTTTTCCTGGAAACGAACCCTATCCCAGTTAAAAAAGCTGCGGAACTTGCAGGCTTGGCAAGTGGGAACCTGAGACTTCCACTCGCGCCTCTTAGCGAGACAAATACTCAGAAGGTTGCAGATGAACTCAGAAAATTGGGGGTTATAGAATGA
- the pyrI gene encoding aspartate carbamoyltransferase regulatory subunit — translation MKEKRDLKIQAIENGTVIDHIKAGQALNVLRILGISSAFRATISFVMNAPGAAGIKDVVKIEGKELSVEELNRIALISPKATINIIRDFKVVQKNKVVLPSYVEGVVRCINPNCISNSSEPIKSKFSVLQSEEEGVTLNCLYCEHVISENIAENLL, via the coding sequence ATGAAGGAAAAAAGAGACCTGAAAATTCAGGCAATTGAAAATGGAACGGTGATCGACCATATAAAGGCTGGGCAGGCCTTGAATGTTCTGCGTATACTTGGGATTTCCAGTGCTTTTCGAGCTACTATCAGTTTCGTTATGAATGCACCCGGCGCAGCAGGCATAAAAGACGTTGTGAAGATTGAAGGTAAGGAACTCAGCGTCGAAGAGCTTAACAGGATTGCCCTCATATCTCCAAAAGCCACTATCAATATTATAAGGGATTTTAAAGTAGTTCAGAAAAATAAGGTTGTACTTCCTTCTTATGTTGAAGGTGTTGTACGCTGTATCAATCCAAACTGTATTTCCAATAGCAGTGAACCCATAAAATCCAAATTTTCCGTGCTCCAGTCCGAAGAAGAAGGGGTAACTCTAAACTGCCTTTACTGTGAACACGTAATTTCGGAAAATATAGCCGAAAATTTGCTATAA
- a CDS encoding DUF1673 domain-containing protein, giving the protein MDVFTKSIRKLMGWCPNAKTIENQHAIHPEYFEANNQSRGKDAANSPLSSGWWNRRHNRTLMMSSGLTLVSLLGIGFFGVHLRDESFIFGLIIGTIFNLPLCIWNWHFLNKIKNSSKRVQTKNKLIVISGLLGFTTLLTQSSLVGWRVVLAFISGFCLTSFLYYLTDVYWEKKNEKIVLLEGSYMPDIYIVNA; this is encoded by the coding sequence ATGGACGTATTCACAAAAAGTATAAGGAAGCTTATGGGGTGGTGTCCAAACGCAAAAACGATTGAAAATCAACATGCCATCCACCCTGAATATTTTGAAGCGAACAATCAGTCCAGAGGAAAAGATGCCGCAAATTCGCCTTTATCCTCCGGGTGGTGGAACAGACGCCATAACAGGACCTTAATGATGTCTTCAGGGCTGACTCTTGTATCCTTGTTGGGAATTGGATTTTTTGGGGTGCATCTCAGAGATGAAAGTTTCATATTTGGGCTAATTATCGGAACTATCTTTAACCTGCCTCTTTGCATCTGGAACTGGCATTTTTTGAATAAAATAAAAAACTCCAGCAAAAGAGTTCAGACAAAAAATAAATTGATAGTCATATCTGGGTTATTAGGCTTTACAACACTGCTTACACAGTCTTCACTGGTTGGCTGGAGAGTTGTTTTGGCATTTATTTCCGGTTTTTGTTTGACATCTTTTCTGTATTACCTTACAGATGTATACTGGGAAAAGAAAAACGAAAAAATCGTGCTTCTGGAAGGGAGTTACATGCCAGATATCTACATTGTAAATGCATGA
- a CDS encoding DUF1673 family protein, translating to MSAKVFVFDQIKKLMGWCPNAKPLETGSRSSPVNFEAYARSRGEKARSPLALNRFSRLDVRLLLPTLFLTPLYTVMLLVKGVNFEFLFLGILFSLMINLLFWKNQIREYDAAAKKPTVRYISKIVLFFVFFSLILFLSFPPIVFLSYTPSSISSQSMYSFIAATWILTMWGTCLQLFYWEKKNHMIIHIKNENRFQKTYTIGEKEGGK from the coding sequence ATGTCAGCTAAAGTTTTTGTTTTTGATCAGATCAAAAAGCTGATGGGATGGTGCCCGAATGCAAAACCACTTGAAACAGGATCTAGAAGTAGCCCTGTTAATTTTGAAGCATATGCTCGGTCTCGAGGAGAAAAGGCCAGGAGCCCGCTGGCTCTGAACCGTTTTTCCAGGCTTGATGTCAGACTACTCCTACCAACCCTTTTCCTAACTCCTCTTTACACAGTTATGCTGTTAGTAAAGGGTGTAAATTTTGAGTTCCTCTTTTTGGGCATTTTGTTTTCTTTGATGATAAATTTACTTTTCTGGAAAAATCAGATACGTGAATACGATGCCGCCGCAAAAAAACCCACTGTTCGTTATATCTCTAAAATAGTACTCTTCTTTGTTTTCTTCTCTCTAATTTTGTTTTTGAGTTTCCCACCTATAGTTTTCTTGTCTTACACGCCTTCTTCTATTAGCTCTCAATCAATGTATTCTTTTATTGCAGCAACCTGGATTCTTACTATGTGGGGAACTTGCCTTCAGCTATTTTACTGGGAGAAAAAAAATCACATGATAATTCATATCAAAAATGAAAATAGATTCCAAAAGACGTATACTATCGGGGAAAAGGAGGGGGGAAAGTGA